One region of Bacillus pumilus genomic DNA includes:
- the bshA gene encoding N-acetyl-alpha-D-glucosaminyl L-malate synthase BshA produces MKKLKVGITCYPSVGGSGIIATELGKRLAEKGHDVHFITSSIPFRLNKVYPNIYFHEVDVNQYAVFQYPPYDLALASKLAEVARREKLDIIHAHYAVPHAVCAYLAKQMTGHTVKVVTTLHGTDITVLGYDPSLKEVIRFAIESSDRVTAVSHSLAAQTYDLIKPDKKIDTIHNFVDERVYLREDHEVLKKHYGLMQDEKVIIHVSNFRKVKRVHDVIHVFKKISDQVHAKLLLIGDGPEKSVVCDLVKKLELTDRVLFLGKQEKVEELYSISDLKLLLSEKESFGLVLLEAMACGVPCIATDVGGIPEVIGHGETGFLVPLGDIEAAAKHAVSILKNKALHEQVSAAAQSSVQAHFSSEKIVSEYEELYLELIEGDDEDE; encoded by the coding sequence ATGAAAAAACTGAAGGTCGGAATCACTTGTTATCCAAGTGTCGGCGGATCGGGCATTATTGCGACGGAACTTGGAAAACGTTTAGCTGAAAAAGGGCACGATGTTCATTTCATTACCTCAAGTATTCCGTTTAGGCTCAATAAAGTGTATCCGAATATTTATTTTCATGAGGTGGATGTCAATCAATACGCTGTTTTCCAATATCCGCCTTATGACCTTGCATTAGCAAGTAAATTGGCAGAAGTCGCAAGACGAGAGAAGCTTGATATTATTCACGCACATTATGCGGTGCCTCACGCCGTCTGTGCGTACTTAGCGAAGCAAATGACGGGACACACAGTGAAAGTCGTTACCACGCTTCACGGGACGGATATTACGGTTTTAGGCTATGATCCATCTTTAAAGGAAGTGATTCGGTTTGCCATCGAATCATCAGACCGGGTAACAGCTGTGTCGCATTCATTAGCTGCACAGACGTATGATCTGATTAAACCGGATAAAAAAATTGATACGATCCATAATTTCGTCGATGAGCGTGTGTATTTGCGTGAAGATCATGAAGTGCTGAAGAAACATTATGGTCTCATGCAGGACGAAAAGGTCATCATCCATGTATCGAACTTCCGAAAGGTAAAGCGCGTGCATGACGTGATTCATGTCTTTAAAAAGATTTCTGACCAGGTGCATGCAAAGCTGCTGCTGATTGGTGATGGTCCTGAAAAGTCGGTTGTATGCGATCTTGTGAAAAAGCTGGAACTAACTGATCGTGTGTTGTTTTTAGGAAAGCAAGAGAAGGTAGAGGAGCTTTATTCAATTAGTGATTTGAAGCTGCTGCTTTCTGAGAAGGAGAGCTTTGGGCTTGTACTTCTTGAAGCAATGGCCTGCGGTGTCCCTTGTATTGCAACAGATGTTGGCGGAATACCAGAGGTCATTGGACATGGAGAGACAGGTTTCCTTGTCCCGCTCGGCGATATAGAAGCGGCAGCTAAACACGCAGTCTCAATACTCAAAAACAAAGCGCTTCATGAGCAAGTGTCAGCGGCGGCCCAGTCTAGCGTTCAAGCCCATTTCTCTTCTGAAAAAATAGTGAGTGAATATGAAGAGCTTTACCTAGAATTGATCGAAGGTGATGATGAAGATGAATGA
- a CDS encoding ubiquinol-cytochrome c reductase iron-sulfur subunit, with translation MSEKRHGVSRRQFLNYTLTGVGGFMAAGMLMPMVRFALDPVLKGTEDQDMVQVVSVDELTKEPKRFDFKIDQVDAWYESKESRSAWVYKEGDEIVALSPICKHLGCTVNWNSDPKNPNKFFCPCHYGLYDKDGTNVPGTPPLAPLDHYKQQVKDGYLYLGKAVPKGEG, from the coding sequence ATGAGCGAGAAGAGACATGGAGTGTCCAGGCGTCAATTTTTGAATTACACGTTGACCGGCGTGGGGGGATTTATGGCCGCTGGAATGCTCATGCCTATGGTTCGCTTTGCGCTTGACCCTGTGCTAAAAGGAACAGAGGATCAGGATATGGTTCAAGTTGTCAGTGTAGATGAACTGACGAAGGAACCGAAGCGCTTTGACTTTAAAATTGATCAAGTAGATGCATGGTATGAGTCAAAGGAATCTAGGTCAGCATGGGTGTACAAAGAAGGGGATGAAATTGTCGCTTTATCGCCTATCTGTAAACATTTAGGCTGTACAGTGAACTGGAACAGTGATCCGAAAAATCCAAACAAATTTTTCTGTCCATGCCACTATGGGCTGTACGACAAGGATGGTACAAACGTACCCGGAACTCCGCCACTTGCACCGCTTGATCATTATAAGCAGCAAGTGAAGGACGGATACCTCTATCTTGGAAAAGCTGTGCCGAAAGGGGAAGGGTAA
- a CDS encoding ReoY family proteolytic degradation factor: MQTPVSVNEKKEFIRWFLNHYQLKRRECVWILNYLMSHDSLMEKVHFVEQAEFCPRGIIMSTHCVDEVPFRFYKENIMTTDAEKSFHDIRLNKQQDLFIQLNFRSAYRSPEYAAVLETNPHIPKDLYENEKDKDLAEKVLEHSIATFQKERLMKEIDEALDRHDQETFNKLARELSLLS, translated from the coding sequence ATGCAGACCCCTGTTTCTGTCAATGAAAAGAAGGAATTCATCCGGTGGTTTTTAAACCATTATCAGTTAAAGCGAAGAGAGTGCGTTTGGATATTAAATTATTTAATGAGTCACGACTCTTTGATGGAAAAGGTTCATTTTGTAGAGCAAGCAGAATTTTGCCCAAGGGGAATCATTATGTCAACACACTGTGTGGATGAAGTTCCCTTTAGATTTTATAAAGAGAATATCATGACGACAGATGCTGAAAAGTCATTTCATGATATTCGTTTGAATAAACAGCAAGATTTGTTTATTCAATTGAATTTCCGTTCTGCTTATCGTTCGCCGGAATATGCAGCTGTGCTTGAAACAAATCCTCATATTCCAAAGGATCTTTATGAGAATGAAAAAGATAAGGATCTTGCGGAGAAAGTGCTTGAACACTCGATCGCAACTTTCCAAAAAGAACGGCTTATGAAAGAGATAGATGAAGCACTTGACCGTCATGATCAAGAAACATTTAATAAGTTAGCAAGAGAATTAAGCCTATTGTCATAA
- a CDS encoding DUF1405 domain-containing protein produces MRWIQYLLATRYMLVLVLIINFLGTVYGYYWYIPQLVETPAIFLAFVPDSPTASFFFLFVLLAFLMKRNAPYFEALALVTLMKYGLWAVGMNIFVLLSVDDFPWEGYMLIGSHFAMAVQAVLFAPYYRFKMRHLVVAGIWILHNDVIDYVFGMMPRYSMLSAYTNEIGYVTFWLSIAVLLVSYYFVLSKKSVKLELP; encoded by the coding sequence ATGAGATGGATTCAATATCTGCTAGCCACGCGCTATATGCTTGTGCTAGTCTTGATAATCAATTTCCTTGGCACTGTGTACGGCTACTATTGGTATATTCCACAGCTTGTAGAGACGCCGGCTATCTTTTTAGCTTTTGTTCCAGACAGTCCAACGGCAAGCTTTTTCTTTTTATTTGTTCTACTTGCTTTTTTGATGAAACGAAACGCTCCTTATTTTGAAGCACTTGCCCTCGTGACCTTAATGAAGTACGGGTTATGGGCTGTAGGAATGAATATCTTTGTCCTTTTATCTGTGGATGATTTTCCGTGGGAAGGGTACATGCTGATTGGGTCCCACTTTGCGATGGCGGTTCAAGCCGTATTGTTTGCACCTTATTATCGTTTTAAAATGCGTCATTTGGTGGTAGCTGGCATATGGATTTTACATAATGATGTGATTGATTATGTATTTGGTATGATGCCGCGTTATTCTATGCTGTCTGCCTATACAAACGAGATCGGCTACGTCACGTTTTGGTTAAGCATTGCCGTTCTTCTTGTTTCGTATTATTTCGTCCTATCGAAAAAATCGGTCAAGCTCGAACTCCCTTAA
- the qcrB gene encoding menaquinol-cytochrome c reductase cytochrome b subunit — MLNKIYDWVDERLDITPIWRDIADHEVPEHVNPAHHFSAFVYCFGGLTFFVTVIQVLSGMFLTMYYVPDIKNAWESVYYLQNEVAFGQIVRGMHHWGASLVIVMMFLHTLRVFFQGAYKKPRELNWIVGVLIFFVMLGLGFTGYLLPWDMKALFATKVGLQIAEATPFIGKEIKTLLAGHPDIVGAQTLTRFFAIHVFFLPAALFGLMAAHFIMIRKQGISGPL, encoded by the coding sequence ATGCTTAACAAGATTTATGATTGGGTAGATGAGCGGCTAGACATTACACCAATATGGAGAGATATTGCGGATCATGAGGTGCCAGAGCATGTCAATCCAGCACATCATTTCTCCGCTTTTGTGTACTGTTTTGGCGGTTTAACGTTTTTTGTGACAGTCATTCAAGTCCTTTCGGGCATGTTTTTAACGATGTATTACGTGCCGGATATTAAAAACGCCTGGGAATCTGTCTATTATTTACAAAATGAAGTGGCATTTGGTCAGATTGTCAGAGGGATGCACCACTGGGGTGCGAGTTTAGTTATTGTCATGATGTTTTTACATACGCTAAGGGTCTTTTTCCAAGGGGCGTATAAAAAGCCTAGAGAGCTCAACTGGATTGTTGGTGTGCTCATTTTCTTTGTGATGCTTGGACTTGGTTTTACAGGTTATCTCTTGCCATGGGATATGAAGGCGCTATTTGCAACGAAGGTTGGTCTTCAAATTGCAGAAGCGACGCCTTTCATTGGTAAAGAGATCAAAACGCTGCTTGCAGGTCATCCTGACATTGTAGGGGCACAAACGCTGACGAGATTTTTCGCTATCCATGTCTTTTTCTTGCCAGCGGCATTATTTGGGCTGATGGCTGCTCACTTTATTATGATTCGTAAGCAAGGAATTTCTGGACCGCTATAA
- a CDS encoding YpiF family protein produces the protein MKFQAEDADRFLQSRDYIDTAIIPLVGIDVNQIKQTVSLGEFTILVTEELERQLKGRVFLFPPHTYEEANDRKLEDIFTMKQSLEDHFQHVVLISSDHQWKEHAAVSESLFLLKPVPLEHLKVELKQKIVQDSVEQILNFLLQKWSPS, from the coding sequence ATGAAGTTTCAAGCGGAGGATGCAGATCGCTTTTTGCAATCTAGAGATTACATTGATACCGCTATCATTCCATTAGTTGGAATAGATGTGAATCAAATCAAACAAACCGTATCTTTAGGGGAGTTTACCATTCTTGTAACAGAGGAACTTGAAAGACAGCTGAAAGGGCGGGTCTTTCTTTTTCCACCACATACATATGAAGAAGCCAATGACCGAAAACTAGAAGACATCTTCACGATGAAGCAGTCGCTAGAAGATCATTTTCAGCATGTTGTGTTGATCTCATCTGATCACCAATGGAAAGAGCATGCGGCGGTTAGTGAATCACTATTTTTGTTAAAGCCGGTTCCTCTCGAGCATTTAAAGGTAGAATTAAAGCAAAAAATTGTTCAAGACAGTGTAGAACAAATTTTGAACTTTTTGTTACAAAAGTGGAGCCCTTCATAA
- the ypjB gene encoding sporulation protein YpjB has translation MKRKPIAMILLFFLVLQPSVAKGEETAASVLQELTELSDSIFQLTRQAKYDEALQVALYVEKTFKAEDWRGTLTNTQIRQITVGYQDIIKGLPQEELNEREKLRYASQFRMLLDAIQSDSEPLWGSLEKPIMGSFPTLKKEVKDPESTTFYETWNELVSLYDMIYPSLTIDVSPEKLQTIKQHMEVIEQGEFLKASSGTKLERLTKLEEDLSSVFAHVDQDEADPSLLWVILTTGSIILLTLTYVGFRKYRAEKEKKQKRQADYPKS, from the coding sequence ATGAAACGAAAGCCAATCGCGATGATTCTATTATTTTTTCTCGTATTACAGCCATCTGTTGCCAAAGGCGAGGAAACAGCCGCTAGTGTGCTGCAAGAATTAACGGAACTATCAGATTCAATCTTTCAATTAACGAGACAAGCTAAATATGATGAGGCGTTACAGGTCGCATTGTATGTTGAAAAGACATTTAAAGCTGAGGATTGGCGCGGAACGCTGACAAATACGCAGATTCGGCAAATTACAGTTGGCTATCAAGATATCATAAAAGGGCTGCCGCAGGAAGAATTGAATGAGCGCGAAAAGCTTCGTTATGCCTCTCAGTTTAGAATGCTGCTCGATGCGATCCAGTCAGACTCTGAGCCACTTTGGGGTTCGCTGGAGAAGCCCATTATGGGGTCTTTTCCTACGTTGAAAAAAGAAGTGAAGGATCCGGAATCAACGACGTTTTATGAAACTTGGAATGAGCTGGTTTCTTTATACGATATGATCTATCCGAGTTTAACCATTGATGTTTCGCCTGAAAAGCTGCAAACGATTAAGCAGCATATGGAAGTGATTGAGCAAGGTGAATTTTTAAAAGCATCAAGTGGGACAAAGCTTGAGCGCCTCACGAAGCTTGAAGAGGATTTATCGAGTGTATTTGCCCACGTTGATCAAGATGAGGCTGACCCATCGCTTTTATGGGTCATTTTAACAACGGGAAGCATCATTTTATTAACGTTAACGTATGTTGGATTTCGGAAATACCGTGCTGAAAAAGAGAAGAAGCAAAAGCGACAAGCTGATTATCCGAAATCATAA
- the mgsA gene encoding methylglyoxal synthase: MNIALIAHDKKKSDMIQFAIAYHDILANHTLYATGTTGLRVKEATGLPIHRFQSGPLGGDQQIGALIADNAMDLVLFFRDPLTAQPHEPDVSALIRLCDVYTIPLATNMGTAEILVRNLNKGTFDFRDVAKNGGTNETT; the protein is encoded by the coding sequence ATGAACATTGCTTTAATCGCTCACGATAAGAAAAAAAGTGACATGATCCAATTTGCCATTGCGTACCATGATATATTGGCAAATCATACACTTTACGCAACAGGGACAACAGGTTTGAGAGTGAAAGAAGCGACGGGGCTTCCCATTCATCGTTTCCAGTCAGGACCACTTGGAGGAGATCAGCAAATTGGTGCTTTAATTGCTGATAATGCAATGGATCTTGTGCTCTTTTTTAGAGATCCGCTTACCGCGCAGCCGCATGAACCGGATGTATCTGCACTTATTCGGCTATGCGATGTGTATACCATTCCACTTGCCACCAATATGGGGACCGCAGAGATTTTAGTCAGGAATTTAAATAAAGGTACGTTTGATTTTCGAGATGTAGCAAAAAACGGAGGAACAAATGAAACGACTTGA
- a CDS encoding menaquinol-cytochrome c reductase cytochrome b/c subunit has protein sequence MHRGKGMKFVGDSRIPAERKPNIPKDYSEYPGKTEAFWPNFLLKEWLVGAVFLIGFLVLTVVHAPPLERMADPTDTGYIPLPDWYFLFLYQLLKYEFAAGGYTVVGAMIMPGIAFGALLLAPFLDSGPERRPYRRPVAVGMMILAVGAATYLTWESVATHDWEAAAKQGEIKKEAEIDTSAEEYKIYQEQTCISCHGDNMQGGAAGPSLVDNGLAPEEIAKIAVEGKGNMPKGIFKGSDEELEKLSKYLSEVKSK, from the coding sequence TTGCATAGGGGAAAAGGGATGAAGTTTGTCGGAGACTCTAGAATTCCGGCAGAAAGAAAACCTAACATACCTAAAGACTATTCCGAATATCCGGGAAAAACAGAAGCCTTTTGGCCGAACTTTCTTTTAAAGGAATGGCTTGTAGGTGCCGTTTTTTTAATTGGATTTCTTGTCCTAACTGTGGTTCATGCACCTCCGCTTGAGCGGATGGCTGATCCAACAGATACCGGCTATATTCCGCTGCCAGACTGGTATTTCTTATTCTTGTACCAGTTATTAAAATATGAATTTGCTGCAGGTGGCTATACGGTAGTTGGTGCGATGATTATGCCTGGGATTGCGTTTGGTGCACTGTTGCTGGCACCATTTCTTGATTCTGGTCCTGAACGCAGACCGTATAGAAGACCGGTTGCAGTGGGGATGATGATCCTTGCAGTCGGCGCAGCAACATATTTAACGTGGGAGTCTGTTGCTACTCATGATTGGGAAGCAGCGGCAAAGCAAGGTGAAATTAAGAAAGAAGCAGAGATTGATACCTCAGCGGAAGAGTATAAAATTTATCAGGAGCAGACATGTATCTCCTGTCACGGGGATAACATGCAGGGCGGAGCAGCCGGACCGTCACTTGTTGACAATGGTCTTGCACCTGAGGAGATTGCTAAAATCGCTGTTGAAGGTAAAGGCAACATGCCTAAGGGTATCTTTAAAGGCAGCGATGAAGAACTTGAAAAGCTGTCTAAATATTTATCTGAGGTCAAATCTAAATAA
- the bshB1 gene encoding bacillithiol biosynthesis deacetylase BshB1, which produces MKRLDILAFGAHSDDVEIGMGGTIAKYVKKGARVGICDLTQAELSSNGTVVSRKEEAKAAAAILGVSTRIQLTLPDRGLYLNDEAMKDIAGVIRTYKPKLIFAPHHQDRHPDHGHAGSLVEEAAFSAGIHKFEDSYKQPAHKISQMYYYMINGHHRPDFVIDISEEMHQKIDSLHAYQSQFVKSAHSVETPLVNGYIDFVKMRESMYGREVNKAYAEGFITKKPLLIDDDLIGGEL; this is translated from the coding sequence ATGAAACGACTTGATATCCTTGCATTCGGAGCCCATAGCGATGATGTAGAGATCGGTATGGGCGGAACGATTGCAAAATACGTAAAAAAAGGGGCGCGTGTCGGAATTTGCGACTTGACCCAGGCTGAATTATCCTCGAATGGAACAGTAGTGAGCCGTAAAGAGGAAGCGAAAGCGGCTGCCGCCATTTTAGGCGTGTCAACGCGAATCCAGCTCACGCTGCCAGACAGAGGTCTTTATTTAAATGACGAAGCAATGAAGGACATTGCGGGCGTGATTCGTACATACAAACCGAAGCTAATTTTTGCTCCGCATCACCAAGATCGGCATCCAGATCATGGTCATGCGGGTTCACTTGTAGAAGAGGCTGCTTTTTCGGCAGGTATACATAAATTTGAAGATTCATACAAGCAGCCAGCGCATAAAATAAGTCAGATGTATTATTACATGATTAACGGCCATCATCGTCCAGATTTTGTGATTGATATTTCTGAGGAAATGCACCAAAAGATTGATAGCTTGCATGCGTATCAAAGCCAATTTGTGAAATCGGCGCATTCAGTTGAGACACCTCTTGTGAACGGGTATATTGATTTTGTGAAAATGAGAGAGTCTATGTATGGAAGAGAAGTCAATAAAGCTTATGCAGAAGGGTTTATCACAAAGAAACCACTTTTGATCGATGACGACTTAATTGGGGGGGAATTATGA
- a CDS encoding CCA tRNA nucleotidyltransferase produces the protein MNEPFTHAIPILHTLHEHGHQAYFVGGAVRDVLLGREIGDIDIATDATPDTVESLFEKTVDVGKEHGTVIVLHDGVSYEVTTFRTESEYEDFRRPKEVAFITSLKEDLLRRDLTINAMAMDIDGEIIDHVEGKKDIERKRIQTVGDPACRFQEDALRMMRAVRFLSQLGFELAPETAEAMEKDKRLLANISVERKKIEMEKLLKGRYCERAIKVLISTKLYEELPGLKKDRLQESFQSFPYYLLDGLEEVWGAVIHLLGLDEAEAVLFLKEWKLSTKLLKDAVAISQYVDCDWDAEKMFEAGEHVLLSSLKISQLKHERRIFFDELEAAKRSYDALPIKTLQDLAVSGKDLMAFRQKTSGKWIAEELDLVKKAVLHNHLENRKEAIEEWLTACDQQLEND, from the coding sequence ATGAATGAACCATTCACACATGCGATCCCTATTTTACATACACTGCACGAACATGGGCATCAGGCTTACTTTGTCGGCGGAGCAGTGAGAGATGTCCTGTTAGGCAGGGAAATCGGTGATATTGATATAGCAACCGATGCAACGCCTGATACGGTCGAGTCTTTATTTGAAAAAACAGTTGATGTTGGCAAGGAGCATGGCACTGTCATTGTGTTACATGATGGGGTCAGCTATGAGGTGACGACGTTTCGAACTGAATCAGAATATGAAGATTTTCGCAGACCGAAAGAAGTGGCGTTTATCACATCCTTGAAGGAAGATCTTTTAAGAAGAGATTTAACAATCAATGCGATGGCCATGGATATAGATGGGGAGATTATTGACCATGTAGAGGGAAAAAAGGATATTGAGCGGAAACGAATTCAAACCGTAGGAGATCCTGCGTGCCGCTTTCAGGAAGATGCGCTTCGTATGATGAGAGCGGTCCGTTTTTTAAGCCAGCTTGGCTTTGAGCTCGCTCCTGAGACGGCTGAAGCGATGGAAAAAGATAAGCGCCTCCTTGCCAACATATCCGTTGAACGCAAAAAGATTGAAATGGAAAAGCTTTTAAAAGGTCGTTATTGTGAGCGGGCGATCAAGGTGCTCATTTCTACCAAATTGTATGAAGAATTGCCGGGTCTCAAAAAGGATCGTCTGCAAGAATCCTTTCAGTCATTTCCGTATTACTTACTGGATGGACTGGAAGAGGTATGGGGGGCTGTTATCCATTTGCTTGGCTTAGATGAAGCGGAGGCTGTGCTCTTCTTAAAAGAATGGAAGCTGTCAACAAAGCTTTTGAAAGACGCTGTGGCTATTAGTCAATACGTCGATTGTGACTGGGATGCGGAGAAGATGTTTGAGGCTGGTGAACACGTGCTCTTATCTAGCTTGAAGATCTCACAGCTAAAACACGAGCGCCGCATTTTCTTTGACGAGCTGGAGGCAGCGAAGCGTTCTTATGATGCACTGCCGATTAAAACGCTTCAAGACCTCGCTGTTTCAGGAAAAGATTTAATGGCCTTTCGGCAAAAGACATCAGGAAAATGGATCGCAGAAGAGCTTGATTTGGTGAAAAAGGCCGTTCTGCACAATCATTTAGAAAACCGAAAAGAAGCCATAGAGGAGTGGCTTACAGCATGCGATCAGCAATTAGAAAACGATTAA
- the dapB gene encoding 4-hydroxy-tetrahydrodipicolinate reductase, whose translation MTNQTIKVVIAGARGRMGIEAVKLAEETSHFELVAALDHAHEGKKLSDVIHTTSEAPIYTDIDVCLSETAPDVLIDLTTPEIGKVHTKKALEHGVRPVVGTTGFSEADLKELQQLTEEKGIGCIIAPNFAVGAVLMMKFAKMAANYFPDVEIIELHHDKKLDAPSGTGLKTAEMIAEVRESKKQGHPKEKELIEGARGADYDGIRLHSVRLPGMIAHQEVLFGMDGQTLTIRHDSYNRASFMSGVKLSVEQVMHIDQLVYGLENIID comes from the coding sequence ATGACGAACCAAACCATCAAAGTAGTAATCGCTGGAGCAAGAGGAAGAATGGGGATAGAAGCTGTGAAGCTGGCAGAAGAAACGAGCCATTTTGAGCTTGTGGCAGCCCTTGATCACGCGCACGAAGGAAAAAAATTATCTGATGTGATTCATACGACATCTGAGGCGCCGATTTATACAGATATTGATGTGTGTCTTTCAGAGACAGCACCTGATGTATTAATTGATTTGACGACACCAGAAATCGGGAAAGTACATACAAAAAAGGCGCTTGAACATGGCGTGCGCCCAGTTGTCGGAACCACTGGTTTTTCTGAAGCTGACCTGAAAGAGCTACAGCAATTAACAGAAGAAAAGGGCATAGGCTGTATTATTGCGCCAAACTTTGCTGTCGGTGCGGTCTTAATGATGAAGTTTGCCAAAATGGCAGCGAATTACTTTCCTGACGTTGAAATCATTGAGCTTCATCATGATAAAAAACTAGATGCTCCGAGCGGTACTGGGCTTAAAACAGCTGAAATGATTGCAGAAGTCAGAGAAAGCAAAAAGCAAGGACATCCAAAAGAAAAAGAATTAATCGAAGGTGCACGAGGCGCAGATTATGACGGTATCCGTCTGCACAGCGTAAGACTTCCGGGTATGATCGCACATCAAGAAGTACTGTTTGGAATGGACGGACAGACGCTCACCATTCGTCATGATTCTTATAATCGTGCCTCATTTATGTCAGGTGTAAAGCTTTCAGTTGAACAGGTTATGCACATTGATCAGCTCGTCTATGGTTTAGAAAATATCATCGACTAA
- a CDS encoding nucleotide pyrophosphohydrolase: MTNEKTLRHVQQEVDDYIGQFKEGYFSPLAMMARLTEELGELAREVNHYYGEKPKKTTETEKSMEEEIGDVLFVLTCLANSLDISLEEAHDRVMHKFNTRDKDRWTKKEGK; encoded by the coding sequence ATGACGAATGAAAAAACGCTGCGTCACGTGCAGCAAGAAGTAGATGATTACATAGGACAATTTAAAGAAGGCTATTTCAGCCCGCTTGCCATGATGGCCCGTCTGACAGAAGAATTAGGTGAGCTAGCAAGAGAGGTTAACCATTACTATGGAGAAAAGCCGAAAAAAACAACGGAAACAGAAAAAAGCATGGAAGAAGAAATTGGCGATGTTTTGTTTGTGTTAACATGTCTCGCTAATTCACTAGATATATCACTAGAGGAAGCACATGATCGTGTGATGCATAAATTCAATACAAGAGACAAAGACCGCTGGACGAAAAAAGAAGGGAAGTAG
- a CDS encoding YitT family protein, with translation MLKEIRLKNIVFILIGSAIFSFGLVHFNMQNNLAEGGFTGITLLLYFLFHIDPSISNLVLNIPIFFIGWKMLGRTMFTYTIVGTVSLSVFLAIFQRFQIHMPLQHDLALAALFAGVFIGTGLGIIFKFGGTTGGVDIIARLINKHYQVAMGRTMFIFDACVITISLTYLNYKEAMYTLVAVFVAAKVIDFMQEGAYAAKGAMIISEKDDIIQKKITEEMERGVTILKGVGSYTKQERNVLYCVVPKNELVHLKSVVTSVDPHAFVSVSDVHDVLGEGFTLDEHKKPLNPH, from the coding sequence TTGCTAAAAGAAATTCGTCTTAAAAATATCGTCTTTATTTTAATAGGATCTGCGATTTTTTCTTTCGGTCTTGTTCATTTTAATATGCAGAACAACTTGGCGGAAGGCGGATTTACAGGTATTACACTGCTTTTATATTTTCTATTCCACATTGATCCATCCATTTCAAACCTTGTCTTAAACATTCCGATCTTTTTTATCGGCTGGAAAATGCTCGGCAGAACGATGTTTACTTATACAATTGTAGGTACTGTCAGTCTTTCTGTCTTTCTTGCCATCTTCCAGCGCTTTCAAATACATATGCCTCTCCAGCACGATTTGGCCCTAGCCGCACTCTTTGCAGGTGTGTTTATCGGAACAGGCCTCGGGATCATCTTTAAGTTCGGCGGTACTACCGGCGGTGTGGACATCATCGCAAGACTCATCAACAAGCATTATCAAGTAGCTATGGGACGAACAATGTTCATCTTCGACGCTTGCGTCATTACGATTTCTCTTACTTATTTAAATTACAAAGAAGCCATGTATACACTCGTCGCAGTATTTGTTGCTGCGAAGGTCATTGACTTCATGCAAGAAGGCGCTTACGCAGCCAAAGGTGCCATGATCATATCTGAAAAAGATGACATCATTCAAAAGAAAATCACAGAGGAAATGGAGCGGGGTGTGACCATTTTAAAAGGGGTCGGTTCCTATACAAAACAGGAGCGCAACGTTCTTTATTGCGTCGTCCCAAAAAACGAGCTTGTCCATCTCAAAAGCGTCGTGACCTCAGTCGATCCTCATGCGTTTGTATCCGTCAGCGACGTGCATGATGTGCTTGGTGAAGGCTTCACATTAGATGAACACAAAAAGCCGCTCAATCCGCATTAA